One Thermococcus kodakarensis KOD1 genomic window carries:
- a CDS encoding RNA-binding protein: MELKVKHPLSKKEIKEIIREMSEIFGEEIAKKMLNKKDRVEVAEFDKTTEILLVNGKPFFIRRKELVFPLVIALYELSNEEDLRKWPRRVVVDEGAVPYILNGADVMAAGIVDADENINEGDFVFVVEENYGRPLAIGIALMDGRKMKEKPKGKAVKNIHHAKDKIWQVTVG, from the coding sequence ATGGAGTTGAAAGTCAAACACCCCCTCAGCAAGAAGGAAATAAAGGAGATAATCCGCGAGATGAGCGAGATCTTCGGCGAGGAGATAGCGAAGAAAATGCTGAACAAGAAGGACAGGGTGGAAGTGGCTGAGTTCGACAAGACCACCGAAATTCTCCTCGTGAACGGGAAGCCCTTCTTCATAAGGAGAAAGGAGCTTGTTTTTCCCCTCGTCATAGCGCTCTACGAGCTCTCTAACGAAGAAGACCTGAGGAAGTGGCCGAGGAGGGTCGTTGTGGATGAGGGCGCAGTTCCATACATCCTGAACGGTGCCGACGTTATGGCGGCTGGCATAGTTGACGCAGACGAGAACATCAACGAGGGCGACTTCGTCTTCGTGGTCGAGGAGAACTACGGAAGGCCCCTGGCGATAGGGATAGCCCTCATGGACGGCAGGAAGATGAAGGAGAAGCCAAAGGGCAAGGCCGTGAAGAACATCCACCACGCGAAGGATAAAATCTGGCAGGTCACGGTGGGATGA
- the pyrF gene encoding orotidine-5'-phosphate decarboxylase — protein MEESRLILALDVYDRERALEIAECTADYLWAIKVNWPLIIGSGLKIITELKQVTGLPIIADLKLADIPNTNRLIASKVFEAGADYIIAHGFVGRDSVEAVMELGKTIIVVEMSHPGAKEFIQPVTDKLIELANELEPFGVIAPATRPERVSYIRSRLERGIRILTPGVGAQGGKASDAIKAGADYVIVGRSIYGSNNPREAARRLYEEILEVV, from the coding sequence ATGGAGGAGAGCAGGCTCATTCTGGCGCTCGACGTTTATGATAGGGAGAGGGCACTTGAGATAGCGGAGTGCACAGCAGATTACCTCTGGGCAATTAAGGTAAACTGGCCCCTCATCATCGGTTCCGGATTGAAGATAATCACCGAGCTCAAGCAGGTCACAGGGCTTCCGATAATAGCCGACCTCAAACTCGCTGATATCCCCAACACGAACAGACTGATAGCGAGTAAAGTATTCGAGGCTGGGGCAGACTACATAATTGCCCACGGCTTCGTAGGCAGGGACAGCGTTGAGGCCGTTATGGAGCTTGGAAAAACGATCATCGTTGTCGAGATGAGCCATCCCGGAGCTAAAGAGTTCATTCAGCCCGTCACCGACAAGCTGATCGAACTTGCAAACGAGCTGGAACCCTTCGGCGTAATAGCTCCTGCGACCAGGCCGGAGCGGGTCTCGTACATCCGTTCAAGGCTCGAGAGGGGGATAAGGATTTTGACTCCCGGAGTGGGTGCCCAGGGTGGGAAAGCCAGTGATGCCATCAAGGCCGGTGCTGACTACGTGATAGTCGGGCGCTCGATCTACGGCAGTAATAACCCGCGCGAGGCAGCAAGGAGACTCTATGAGGAAATTCTGGAGGTGGTTTGA
- a CDS encoding DUF4443 domain-containing protein, with amino-acid sequence MSWKRGAYPEFTLEDVIATIFLLREPIGRKAIAETLDIGEGSVRTLLKKLNWIDVIDSAQRGHFLSKTGKKLLERLKGLFSEAHFVGKVDGMPAYAIVVKNPPQFKSIELRDEAIRFFAKGAMILIVKNGEPVFPEDERPLRDTMEELAMNIEEVLNFSDGDLIVVTWAENPSDAMKSAYHVALTLKNDEIPEELKSLVR; translated from the coding sequence ATGAGCTGGAAGAGGGGAGCTTATCCCGAGTTTACTCTTGAAGACGTCATTGCAACGATTTTTCTTCTGAGGGAACCGATTGGGAGAAAGGCAATCGCCGAAACTCTCGACATCGGCGAAGGCAGCGTCAGGACTCTACTCAAAAAGCTCAACTGGATTGATGTCATAGATTCGGCCCAGCGTGGGCACTTTCTAAGCAAAACAGGGAAAAAACTCCTTGAGAGGCTTAAGGGGCTATTCTCGGAGGCACACTTCGTTGGGAAAGTCGATGGAATGCCCGCCTATGCTATCGTCGTTAAAAACCCGCCTCAGTTCAAGAGCATCGAGCTGAGGGACGAGGCAATAAGGTTCTTCGCAAAGGGGGCCATGATACTGATCGTTAAAAACGGAGAACCTGTCTTCCCCGAGGACGAGAGGCCGCTGAGAGATACAATGGAAGAACTTGCAATGAACATTGAGGAAGTCCTGAACTTCTCAGATGGAGACCTAATCGTCGTGACATGGGCAGAAAACCCGTCAGATGCCATGAAGAGCGCCTATCACGTTGCCCTGACCTTAAAGAATGACGAAATCCCCGAAGAACTCAAGTCTCTCGTGAGGTGA
- a CDS encoding inositol-3-phosphate synthase, whose amino-acid sequence MVRVVILGQGYVASIFASGLEKIKAGKMEPYGVPLADELPIKIKDIEIVGSYDVDSNKVGKDLYEVVKSYDPDAPESLRGITIRKGVHLGSLRNLPLTPTGLDDEMTLKEAVDHLVNEWKELKPDVFVNVCTTEAFVPFESREELEKAIEENNKERLTATQFYVYAAAKYAKEVGGAAFVNAIPTLIANDPVFVELAKESNLVIFGDDGATGATPLTADILSHLAQRNRYVLDIAQFNIGGNQDFLALTDEERNRSKEFTKSSVVEDLLGYNAPHYIKPTGFLEPLGDKKFIAMHIEYVSFNGAHDELVITGRINDSPALAGLLVDLVRLGKIAIEKKEFGTVYEVNAFYMKNPGPKEARNIPRIIAHEKMRMWAGLKPRWL is encoded by the coding sequence ATGGTGAGGGTTGTCATACTCGGACAGGGATACGTTGCCAGCATCTTCGCGAGCGGGCTTGAGAAGATAAAGGCAGGGAAGATGGAGCCCTACGGAGTCCCGCTGGCAGATGAGCTTCCGATTAAGATAAAGGACATCGAGATCGTGGGTTCATACGACGTTGACTCCAACAAGGTTGGAAAGGACCTCTATGAAGTCGTTAAGAGCTACGACCCCGATGCCCCGGAGAGCCTCAGGGGAATAACCATAAGGAAGGGCGTCCACCTCGGAAGCCTCAGGAACCTTCCGCTCACCCCTACCGGCCTCGACGACGAGATGACGCTTAAGGAGGCTGTTGACCACCTCGTTAACGAGTGGAAGGAGCTTAAGCCTGATGTTTTCGTGAACGTCTGCACAACAGAGGCATTCGTCCCGTTCGAGAGCAGGGAGGAGCTTGAGAAGGCCATCGAGGAGAACAACAAGGAGAGGCTCACAGCGACACAGTTCTACGTGTATGCAGCCGCCAAGTATGCCAAGGAAGTCGGTGGAGCGGCCTTCGTCAATGCCATTCCAACCCTCATAGCGAACGACCCGGTCTTCGTTGAGCTTGCGAAGGAGAGCAACCTAGTTATCTTCGGTGACGACGGTGCAACAGGTGCAACACCGCTTACCGCAGACATTCTCAGCCACCTCGCCCAGAGGAACCGCTACGTCCTCGACATAGCCCAGTTCAACATAGGTGGAAACCAGGACTTCCTGGCTTTAACCGATGAGGAGAGGAACAGAAGCAAGGAGTTCACCAAGAGCTCGGTCGTTGAGGACCTGCTCGGCTACAACGCCCCGCACTACATCAAGCCGACCGGCTTCCTCGAACCGCTCGGCGACAAGAAGTTCATAGCCATGCACATCGAGTACGTCAGCTTCAACGGTGCCCACGACGAGCTCGTCATCACCGGCAGGATAAACGACAGCCCTGCCCTCGCTGGCCTGCTCGTTGACCTCGTCAGGCTCGGAAAGATAGCTATCGAGAAGAAGGAGTTCGGAACCGTCTACGAGGTCAACGCCTTCTACATGAAGAACCCCGGACCTAAGGAGGCCAGGAACATACCGAGGATAATCGCCCACGAGAAGATGAGGATGTGGGCCGGGCTGAAGCCCAGGTGGCTCTGA
- a CDS encoding bifunctional L-myo-inositol-1-phosphate cytidylyltransferase/CDP-L-myo-inositol myo-inositolphosphotransferase codes for MVPERAVILAAGLGTRMGRKPKGLVRVAGREILYRTIRLLQENGVKKFIVVTNERYAPLYQEFIERHGFDAEIIINPEPEKGNGHSLHLAKEKVSGKFALTMSDHVYSRDFIERAVRGRGLIADREPRWVDIGEATKVQVKDEKVWKIGKRLKEWDAIDTGFFVLDDEIFKVTEILENEKNGDYSLSEVMERAKVSVTFVDGLGWTDVDTPEEIKRARRMLVRTAVKGTGDGFVSRHLNRRISTRVSELLVEKVTPNQMTVVTFLLGIISALTTLVSLPLAGILYQLSSILDGIDGELARAQLRTSKLGGYVDSILDRYVDGSFLALLAYATINEPIWYFVALLALLGSVMVSYSTERFRGAFCRDAYKEVPALRKLPGKRDERVFLTMLFLLYQIAASIKALFLTLAVLTNFRVALTLYFVVKKVSHPKTI; via the coding sequence ATGGTTCCAGAGAGGGCAGTAATCCTAGCGGCTGGCCTCGGGACAAGGATGGGTAGAAAGCCCAAGGGACTTGTCAGAGTAGCCGGGAGGGAGATTCTGTACAGGACAATAAGGCTGCTCCAGGAAAACGGTGTTAAAAAGTTCATTGTGGTCACCAACGAGAGGTACGCACCCCTTTATCAGGAGTTCATAGAGAGGCACGGCTTTGACGCTGAAATCATCATAAACCCCGAGCCGGAGAAGGGCAACGGCCATTCCCTTCACCTTGCCAAGGAGAAAGTCTCAGGGAAGTTCGCACTGACAATGAGCGACCATGTCTATTCCAGGGACTTCATCGAGAGGGCAGTAAGAGGGCGAGGACTAATAGCGGACAGGGAGCCGAGATGGGTTGATATTGGGGAGGCAACGAAAGTTCAGGTAAAGGACGAAAAGGTCTGGAAAATCGGGAAAAGGCTCAAGGAATGGGATGCAATTGATACTGGGTTCTTCGTCCTCGATGATGAGATTTTCAAGGTTACAGAGATCCTCGAAAATGAGAAGAACGGCGACTACTCCCTGAGCGAGGTTATGGAACGGGCAAAGGTTTCAGTGACCTTCGTTGACGGACTCGGCTGGACGGACGTTGACACCCCCGAAGAGATCAAGAGGGCAAGGAGGATGCTCGTCAGAACCGCAGTAAAGGGAACGGGGGACGGGTTCGTCAGCAGACACCTGAACAGGAGGATTTCAACGAGGGTCAGTGAACTGCTGGTAGAGAAAGTTACGCCGAACCAGATGACGGTTGTAACGTTCTTACTCGGCATTATCTCGGCGTTGACGACACTGGTAAGCCTTCCGCTGGCGGGAATACTCTACCAGCTCAGCTCAATCCTTGACGGCATTGATGGAGAGCTCGCAAGGGCACAGTTGAGGACAAGTAAGCTCGGCGGCTACGTTGATTCAATCCTCGACCGCTACGTTGACGGAAGCTTCCTGGCACTGCTGGCCTATGCGACGATAAACGAGCCAATCTGGTACTTCGTGGCACTGCTAGCCCTCCTCGGCTCGGTGATGGTCAGCTACTCAACGGAGAGATTCAGGGGAGCCTTCTGCAGGGACGCCTACAAGGAGGTACCGGCCCTCAGAAAACTGCCCGGAAAAAGGGACGAGAGAGTATTCCTGACGATGCTCTTCCTGCTGTATCAGATTGCGGCCTCGATAAAGGCACTCTTCCTGACCCTTGCCGTACTGACGAACTTTAGGGTTGCACTAACCCTGTATTTCGTCGTCAAGAAAGTTTCACATCCGAAAACTATTTAA
- a CDS encoding TIGR00289 family protein codes for MRVAVLYSGGKDSNYALYWALKQGFEVKYLVSMVSESDESYMYHVPNIHLTELQARAIGIPLVKGFTSGEKEKEVEDMKAVLEGLKIDGVVVGALASEYQKQRVDRVAKELGIESFAPAWHRDPVDYMREIIGIFDVVIVGTAAYGLDQNWLGRRIDEKALEELIKLNEKYKVHVAGEGGEFETFVRDAPFFRARVVFDEVEKKWNECSYSGVLEVRSAHLEPKGSSW; via the coding sequence ATGCGCGTTGCGGTCCTCTACTCAGGCGGGAAAGACTCGAACTACGCCCTCTACTGGGCGCTGAAGCAGGGGTTTGAGGTGAAGTACCTCGTCTCAATGGTGAGCGAGAGCGACGAGAGCTACATGTACCACGTCCCAAACATACACCTCACTGAACTTCAGGCAAGGGCAATAGGGATTCCCCTCGTCAAGGGTTTCACCTCCGGAGAGAAGGAGAAGGAAGTCGAGGACATGAAGGCCGTCCTTGAGGGGCTGAAGATTGATGGAGTCGTTGTAGGCGCTTTGGCGAGCGAGTACCAGAAGCAGAGAGTAGATAGGGTCGCCAAAGAGCTTGGAATAGAGAGTTTTGCCCCCGCATGGCACAGAGACCCTGTGGACTACATGAGGGAGATCATAGGCATCTTTGACGTGGTCATAGTCGGAACAGCGGCTTACGGTCTTGACCAGAACTGGCTCGGAAGAAGGATAGATGAGAAGGCCCTGGAAGAGCTGATAAAGCTCAACGAAAAGTACAAGGTCCACGTTGCTGGGGAAGGCGGTGAGTTTGAGACCTTCGTGAGGGACGCGCCGTTCTTTAGGGCAAGGGTTGTCTTTGACGAGGTCGAGAAGAAGTGGAACGAGTGCAGTTATTCGGGAGTTCTAGAGGTAAGGAGTGCACACTTAGAGCCGAAAGGCAGTTCTTGGTAG
- a CDS encoding ABC transporter ATP-binding protein, with protein sequence MIIIEDLVKSFGPTTAVRGISFSVNDGEIYGLLGPNGSGKSTTMKIVAGIIPPTSGKVTVNGIDVSANPLKVKEIAGYIPETPALYESLTPMEFFSFVGSIRRVPKEELEERVEKLSRAFGIDSFLGELIGTLSFGTKQKVSIISALLHDPEVLVLDEAVNGLDPKSARILKELLLDFKKRGRSILFSTHVLEVAEALCDRIGIIYRGEIVAEGTPKELKEFTKEESLEEVFLKLTEGKSEVEGIVKALREAF encoded by the coding sequence ATGATAATCATAGAAGACCTTGTTAAGAGCTTCGGACCGACGACAGCAGTGAGGGGAATAAGCTTCTCCGTGAACGATGGCGAGATATACGGCCTTCTTGGACCTAACGGGAGCGGTAAATCGACGACGATGAAGATAGTGGCTGGAATAATACCGCCCACGTCGGGAAAGGTAACGGTAAATGGAATTGACGTTTCTGCTAATCCTCTCAAAGTTAAGGAAATCGCAGGATACATCCCTGAGACTCCAGCACTTTACGAAAGCCTCACTCCAATGGAGTTCTTCTCATTCGTCGGAAGCATAAGACGAGTTCCCAAGGAGGAGCTTGAAGAGAGGGTTGAAAAGCTCTCCAGGGCCTTTGGGATAGATTCCTTCCTCGGGGAGCTAATAGGGACGCTCAGCTTTGGTACGAAGCAGAAGGTTTCGATAATCTCCGCCCTCCTCCACGATCCTGAGGTTCTCGTTCTCGATGAGGCTGTAAACGGGCTCGACCCAAAGAGCGCAAGGATTCTGAAGGAGCTACTCCTTGACTTCAAGAAACGGGGGAGGAGCATACTCTTCTCGACCCATGTATTAGAGGTCGCGGAGGCGCTCTGCGACAGGATAGGGATCATCTACCGCGGCGAGATCGTCGCCGAGGGGACTCCAAAGGAGCTTAAGGAATTCACAAAGGAGGAGAGCCTTGAAGAGGTATTCCTGAAGCTCACCGAGGGCAAGAGCGAGGTGGAGGGCATAGTAAAAGCCCTAAGGGAGGCGTTCTGA